A region of Salvia splendens isolate huo1 chromosome 17, SspV2, whole genome shotgun sequence DNA encodes the following proteins:
- the LOC121774452 gene encoding zinc finger protein 8-like, with the protein MDPEKSHNSDTSTAESDKNNGRSYDCSYCKRGFTNAQALGGHMNIHRKDKEKAKAKEKNQEPDPLIWGFLPGYHVNPGLQTGNNEQCFFPIWRPDNFPHGNPSLMRVEDHEHQEEVDLELRLGRLW; encoded by the coding sequence ATGGATCCAGAAAAGAGCCACAATTCGGACACATCAACAGCAGAAAGTGATAAGAACAACGGCAGGTCGTACGACTGCTCCTACTGCAAGCGCGGGTTCACAAACGCGCAAGCCCTAGGCGGCCACATGAACATACACAGGAAGGACAAGGAAAAGGCCAAGGCCAAGGAGAAGAATCAAGAACCAGATCCGTTGATATGGGGTTTTTTACCAGGTTATCATGTGAACCCCGGCCTCCAAACAGGAAATAATGAGCAGTGCTTTTTTCCTATTTGGAGGCCTGATAATTTTCCACATGGGAATCCGAGTCTGATGCGCGTTGAAGATCATGAACACCAAGAAGAAGTGGATTTAGAGCTTCGTCTCGGTCGATTATGGTGA